CCGAACCTCCAGCCGGGTGACGCGCTGTTCTTCGCCCACGGCTTCAACATTCACTTCGGCCTCATCGATCCGCCCGAAGGCGTCGACGTGGCGATGTGCGCGCCGAAGGGTCCGGGGCACCTCGTGCGCCGCACGTACAAGGAAGGCGGCGGCGTGCCGTGCCTCATCGCGGTGGCGCAGGACGCCACGGGCAAGGCGCGTGATCTGGCGCTGTCGTACGCGTCCGCGATCGGCGGCGGCCGCGCCGGCATTCTCGAGACGACCTTCCGCGAGGAGACCGAGACCGACCTCTTCGGCGAGCAGGCCGTGCTCTGCGGCGGTGTGTCGGCGCTGGTGCAGGCCGGTTACGAGACCCTGGTCGAGGCCGGCTACGCGGCCGAATCGGCGTACTTCGAGTGCCTGCACGAACTGAAGCTCATCGTCGACCTGATGTACGCCGAGGGCATCTCCGGCATGCGGTATTCGATCTCGACGACGGCCGAGTACGGCGACTACACGCGTGGGCCGCGCGTCATCACCGCCGAGACCAAGCGCGAGATGAAGCGCATCCTCGACGAGATCCAGTCGGGCAAGTTCGCCGAAGAGTGGATCGCCGAGCACCGCGCCGGCAGCCCGCGCTTCACCGAAATGCGCAAAGCGGGCCAGTCGCACCCGATCGAGACCGTCGGCGAAGAACTGCGCAAGCTGATGCCTTTCGTGTCAGCTGGTAACGCGCGCACCAAGGACGTTTCGGGCGGCTAGCGCCGCCGCGCTGGCAACCAAAAATCTTTGACATATAGGCTCCTGCGCCTATGTCGCACACGCGCACTTCCCTCCGTGTATTCACC
This genomic stretch from Acidimicrobiales bacterium harbors:
- the ilvC gene encoding ketol-acid reductoisomerase, with the translated sequence MATVLYDKDADVELIKGRKVAVLGYGSQGHAHALNLQDSGVDVRVGLREGSSSKAKAEAAGLKVLPTGEAVAEADVIMVLLPDTEQQSVFETDIAPNLQPGDALFFAHGFNIHFGLIDPPEGVDVAMCAPKGPGHLVRRTYKEGGGVPCLIAVAQDATGKARDLALSYASAIGGGRAGILETTFREETETDLFGEQAVLCGGVSALVQAGYETLVEAGYAAESAYFECLHELKLIVDLMYAEGISGMRYSISTTAEYGDYTRGPRVITAETKREMKRILDEIQSGKFAEEWIAEHRAGSPRFTEMRKAGQSHPIETVGEELRKLMPFVSAGNARTKDVSGG